cagaggctttaatccactgagccacccaggcgcccccatcattagtttttgatgtagtggttCCAAATAGTCTACTCTCTGTGTCATCAGTAACATACACCCTTTCataaatacacaattaaaaaagCACGGCACATTTATAGTCATTTCATTAGcaaattaaaagagaataatCAGAGCCAATTGAAATGATTAATTACCTACTGAGTTTATCTCAATAAGTTTTGGTGtcagcaagaaagagaagaatcaaaaaacaaataggatgaatggacaaatgatAGAGGGATGAACAGAAGGATAGATATGAgataaacaaaacataacatGTTAAGTGGAGAATCAAGGGACTGAGTAAACATGACAagtatttgtgtgattttttcaacttttgtttgtttaaaaatatttataataaaaatttgggggaaaaaagggagatgCAGCTCTGGTCATAATTGCTACTTAGTATTGGGGAAGGAGAATGAGAATTTGCTTCCAGTATATGGGCCTTTCCATGTCTCTTAGATTGGAATACAGTTTTCACAgacttttctatttccttaggacatattttcacttaataatatgagGAAAATAACATGATAAAATGAAACTCATTTAAAGAATACGAGGAAAAGGTAACACTTTAAAGAGTAAACCTACAGTCCACTCTGTATCCTTTTGGATAGGTTGGTCCTCAACTGACATTTCTGATGGCAATCTGTGTAgatacattgtgtgtgtatgtatatgcatgtgtctCTGTATGTTTGCTCAACCAATGAATAATATGGAAAAATGTCTCACAATTTGTATAATGAAGACTCAGATATAAGAGTTTAGATAGCTTaggttttctaaattttaatttaaagaattatatgGGGACACTTGTTTCTGGACAAATTGGAGTAAAGGGACCTGcaagaaagaactaaaataccacaaaataaatgaagtcaagGTACTCAAGATATTGGACATCAGATAATGAGGGGCAATGGAACCTGAGGGATGGGAACCACCTGAGGTTATCCCCAAGCTTACTGCCTAGGGAAAGCTATCAAAACACATTAGGGAAAGGTAGAACCCAGGCAGAGTTCAACATGATTCCTAAATTCAGGATCTGGAGCTGGGATTCTTGGGAGAATAAAACAATTAGAAACAATCAACCAATATACCAAAGAGAAGTAATCTTCACAGAGAGGGAACTCTTTTGCTCTTCAGAAGGACTGTATTAAGAACTTACTTTAATGCTGATTAGTTCATGCACGAACTAATTAGTTCTAGCTAATCTACCCATAACATGTGTGATCCAGTCTACCCGAAATTGGAGGAagaaccacacacaaaaaattgggGTAATACTTGAAGCTAACCCTTTTTGAGCAGCCACACCagaatttttcataatttattgtGATAGCTTTATCTATAGAGTAATCTCTATGTCACAATATCACAATAGTGATAGAAAGATAGAGGGAGACCATACAGTGAGGCAAAATGAATACCAGATGCTCTGCTTTTGCATAGgacagtataaaaataaaacctgacaaGATCAACCAATCTGCAATCTAATCAAGTCTCAGAATAAAGCTTggaaacagagaaattaaaaaaaaaattagcatccAGCAAGGTAAAATACATAATGTCTGGCATTTGTTTCTATTTACCAGTCATGAAACTAAGTAGAAAAAAGGTTCATAAGTGAGAACAATGAATCAACTGAAACTGACCCAGACAAATGACGCAGATACGAGAATTAATAGATATAAGCATTTAAAGTCTTTACAAATTCATTCCATATCTTTGAAAACCAGCATCCTAGCATCCAAGGGCAGTCCAAAATTCACCATCAACATAAACTGGCACTATTTGACACAACTAGAAGCTCACTAAAACGCCCCATTCAAAAgcgttttttatttttctaatttgacGTGACTCAGAAATCACCctgaataaaagacatttttagtgGCAATTGTTTACCAATGGAGTATCTTAAGGCAAATTTACTGATTGGGCTAACAAAAGACTGACCAtaaaacttaaacaaacaaacaagcaaaaaacagagAATGAGATGCCGATCAGAGAGTTTGAAAAGTTCCAACATAGTCTTTAGAATCTAGAACCATATACCTGTGTGCATAGTACATgcacaagattaaaaaaaaaaaaaacactcaaaataaAAGTTTGCTTTCTAATCAAAGACTTCATATCAGCTATTATGAATAAGTTCTATGAACTAAAAGAAACCAAGtctaaagcagaaaaaaaagtttgagaattatGTGTcaccaaatagaaaatataaataaagagataggaattacaaaataaaaacaaatataatggaaaaatataataaatgaaatgtaaaattcaCTCCCGGTGCCCAAAAGCATATTTGAACTTGtagaaaaaatgaataagcaaacgtGAAGAAAGGCCAATTGAAACTACCCAactaaagaagcaagaaaaaaaaattgcagaaaaaCAAAGTCTCAAAAACTTTCAGGATACTAACAAAAAATAGCAACCtacttataaaagaaaattgaaaatgacaagagagacagaaataacatttgaagaaatattggctgaaatttttccaaaaattgcttaaaaaaacaaccctgaTATACAAGAagctcagcaaatttcaagtaggATGAAATCAAGATATTCTTAACCAGAGTGTCAaacttttgaaagaagaaaacaaagggataaTCTTCCAAGCAGTAAGATatgattttaaatacatttgattGTTAAGAACTTAAAGAATCTCTCCCTGATTCTCTTGGTTTTCACACCATAAATAATAGGGTTCATCATGGGTGGAATAAGAAGATATATATTGGCTATAAAAATGTGGATATGTGGAGCAATGTCGTGGCCAAACCTAtgagtaagaaaagagaaaaaagctggTGTATAAAACACTAAGATGACCCATACATGGGACACACATGTACTTAAGGTCTTGAGGCGGGCAGCTTTGGATGGGAGATTAAAGACAGTGAGAAGAATAAGGACATAAGAACAGATGATCAATATGAAATCCAGTCCCCCTGTCAGGAATGCCACAATTAGGCTGTAGGCTCTACGAATCTTGGTCTCGGTGCAAACCAGCTTTATCAGGGCCATAAATTCACAGTAGGTATGAGGGATGACATTAGTTCGGCAGTAGGAAAGCCACCTCAGTAGAAAGGGGTGTGGACTGAGGAGTATAGCTCCTCTGAAGACAATGCCCAAACCCAAGCCTACAATCACTGCAGGTGTTAGGATAGTGGAATGTCTTAATGGGTGGCAGATGGCTATGTAGCGGTCAAAAGCCATAGCCAAAATAAACCCAGATTCCATAGTAGACAGAGAATGAATAAGATACATTTGAGTGAGGCAGGCTTCAAAGTAGATCTCTCTGTAATTGAACCAGAAGAGGCTGAGAATCTTGGGAAGTGTAGAAGAAGTAAGCATCAAATCAGCCACGGACAGCATACATAGAAAGAGGTACATGGGTTCATGCAGTTTGTGGTCTGTCTTGACAATGAATAGAAGGGCAACATTTCCCATTAGTGACACTATGTAGACGAGACAAAAAGGGATAGAAATCCATATGTGGACAGTCTCCAATCCTGGGATGCCAAGCAGTAGGAAGGTGGCAGGGTGAAGATTGGTCCTGTTATAATTTAACATTATGCAAACAGTAGATATTCCATGGCCCtgtccaaattttttaaaaaatcacaaaaattataaatatatggataccaggttttttgttttgttttgttttgttttgttttgttttttcatcattCTAGGCCAGAGTGGATGCTGGCTATTGAATTAATCCTTCAGTAATATAATCTTGAAAGGCATCAAATACATGGGACTGCGTTTTGGAGGGTAAGAAAAATCAGTAGaaaatcatctatctatctatctagctagctattatctacctatctattctatctccctgactttttttttttttcacaaagtgTTGCTCAGATAGCCAGGTGCATTTCAGAAGTATTCCAGAAGTAGTAGTTGATATATTGCTGAGAATGAAGATATAATTTTCTACTGtttgagaaaagcaaaaaaaaatgtaagcaccACCATCACGAATGAGATCAGTGATTTGtgatattttaattctcttattcCCCTCCCAATGATAGAACTTACAGATAAAAGGAAAAGGTGACTTGGGAAATACTAAAGAACAATTGGGGAAATGATCTAAAAAAGCAGAATGAAGAGGTATGAACAAAACTGgtcctatt
This DNA window, taken from Lutra lutra chromosome 10, mLutLut1.2, whole genome shotgun sequence, encodes the following:
- the LOC125079735 gene encoding olfactory receptor 52R1-like; amino-acid sequence: MTVILDLSPLSTVTNLHPATFLLLGIPGLETVHIWISIPFCLVYIVSLMGNVALLFIVKTDHKLHEPMYLFLCMLSVADLMLTSSTLPKILSLFWFNYREIYFEACLTQMYLIHSLSTMESGFILAMAFDRYIAICHPLRHSTILTPAVIVGLGLGIVFRGAILLSPHPFLLRWLSYCRTNVIPHTYCEFMALIKLVCTETKIRRAYSLIVAFLTGGLDFILIICSYVLILLTVFNLPSKAARLKTLSTCVSHVWVILVFYTPAFFSFLTHRFGHDIAPHIHIFIANIYLLIPPMMNPIIYGVKTKRIRERFFKFLTIKCI